From one Notolabrus celidotus isolate fNotCel1 chromosome 2, fNotCel1.pri, whole genome shotgun sequence genomic stretch:
- the serbp1a gene encoding SERPINE1 mRNA binding protein 1a isoform X1: MPGHMQSNFGCAVANRFDQLFDDESDPFELLKQAEVKKKEAPVPGAAKTAAQAAKQPKKESQKDRKTPLSDKKEETQAPVPLKKDGAGMRRVGRKPDGEGSRPQGGQGEGRPPTDRRPVDRRPPRRFERPAGEGGEKPEGGEFSVEKPIGDRGYRGRGGGGGRGARGGRGRGMGRSDGFDARGKREFDRHSGSDKSSLKGEEKRGGSGSHNWGTVKDELNELDQSNVTEENPEGEEHPPADSENKRENEAEEVKDESAKEMTLDEWKAVQDKERAKAEFNIRKPNDGKDWGSGFVLHKSKAEPEKKGEVIEPEVEEPKVEEEPHFRKPANDITSQLEINFGDLGRPGRGRGGPRGGRGGRGRGAPPGGETARPVRAPRPEKSSASVPNVDDPEAFPALA, encoded by the exons ATGCCCGGACATATGCAAAGCAATTTTGGCTGTGCCGTTGCCAATCGGTTCGACCAGTTATTTGACGACGAGTCGGATCCCTTTGAGCTGCTGAAGCAAGCAGaagtgaagaagaaggaggcTCCTGTTCCTGGTGCCGCCAAGACTGCAGCCCAGGCTGCCAAGCAGCCGAAAAAAGAGTctcaaaaagacagaaagactcCGCTCTCAGATAAGAAGGAGGAAACCCAGGCACCCGTCCCACTTAAGAAAGATG GTGCCGGCATGAGGAGAGTGGGCCGCAAGCCAGACGGCGAGGGCTCCAGACCCCAGGGCGGCCAGGGTGAGGGGCGCCCCCCCACAGACAGGCGGCCAGTGGACAGGCGGCCCCCACGTCGCTTCGAGCGGCCTGCTGGTGAAGGTGGAGAGAAGCCCGAGGGTGGCGAATTCTCAGTGGAGAA ACCCATCGGTGACAGGGGGTACAGAGGACGTGGCGGCGGCGGTGGAAGAGGAGCCCGCGGAGGCAGAGGGCGCGGCATGGGTCGCAGTGACGGCTTTGATGCCCGAGGAAAGCGCGAATTTGATAGACACAGCGGCAGCGACAAAAG TAGTCTGAAAGGTGAGGAGAAGCGCGGTGGAAGCGGATCTCACAACTGGGGCACCGTCAAGGATGAACTCAA TGAGCTTGACCAATCTAATGTCACTGAAGAGAACCCTGAAGGAGAGGAGCACCCACCTGCTGACTCTGAGAACAA AAGGGAGAATGAGGCCGAGGAAGTTAAGGACGAAAGCGCCAAAGAGATGACTCTGGATGAGTGGAAGGCTGTGCAGGACAAGGAGCGGGCCAAGGCGGAGTTCAACATCCGTAAGCCCAATGATGGAAAAGACTGGGGCAGTGGATTTGTGCTGCACAAATCCAAGGCAGAG CCAGAGAAGAAAGGCGAAGTGATTGAACCTGAGGTTGAAGAaccaaag gtggaggaggagccCCACTTCCGAAAGCCAGCCAATGACATCACGTCTCAGCTGGAGATCAACTTTGGAGACCTGGGCCGTCCAGGCCGTGGGCGCGGTGGACCACGTGGTGGTCGTGGCGGTCGTGGCCGCGGGGCTCCCCCAGGCGGTGAAACTGCCAGACCGGTCCGTGCACCAAGGCCTGAAAAG TCATCTGCGTCGGTGCCCAACGTGGACGACCCAGAGGCCTTCCCAGCCCTGGCTTAA
- the ddr2a gene encoding discoidin domain-containing receptor 2, which yields MKRLRDVHLLLLILLPLFGAVTSQVNPGVCRYPLGMSGGQIQDEDISASSQWSESTAARYGRLDFEEGDGAWCPEITVEPDSLKEFLQIDLRSLHFITLVGTQGRHAGGIGNEFAQMYKIKYSRDGSRWISWRNRQGKQVIDGNINAYDIILKDLEPPIIARFVRFMPVTDHSMNVCMRVELYGCEWLDGLVSYNAPAGEQMTMPSYPVYVNDSVYDGAVIRSMTEGLGQLTDGVCGLDDFAHSHVYNVWPGYDYVGWNNESFPSGYVEIMFEFDRTRNFTTMKVHCNNMFSRHVKAFRQVVCYFRSESDWEANPLSFSPGVDEKNPSARFVTVNLANHMASAIKCQFYFADAWMLFSEITFQSDTAMYNTTLAPPKTGLPPNLQPEEDPTHKIDDSNTRILIGCLVAIIFILVAIIVIILWRQVWQKMLEKASRRMLDDELTASLSIQSETFAYNHNQSSTSSEQESNSTYERIFPLGPDYQEPSRFICKLPEFAQSSEEPASTSTAASKSTTATVIQDGVPHYAEADIVNLQGVTGSNTYAIPALTMDLLSGKEVVVEEFPRKLLTFKEKLGEGQFGEVHLCEADGMQEFMNKEFLFDIPEDQPVLVAVKMLRSDANKNARNDFLKEIKIMSRLKDPNIIRLLAVCIYSDPLCMITEYMENGDLNQFLSRHEPEGQLALLSNAPTVSFNNLCYMAGQIASGMKYLSSLNFVHRDLATRNCLVGKNFTIKIADFGMSRNLYSGDYYRIQGRAVLPIRWMSWESILLGKFTTASDVWAFGVTLWEILNFCKEQPYSQLTDEQVIENTGEFFRDQKRQIYLPQPVLCPDSLYKIMLSCWRRNTKERPAFQDIHRALLEMQE from the exons gtgtgtGTCGGTATCCTCTGGGCATGTCAGGAGGGCAGATCCAGGACGAGGACATCTCTGCCTCCAGCCAGTGGTCTGAATCCACTGCTGCTCGATACGGCAg GTTGGATTTTGAGGAGGGCGATGGCGCATGGTGTCCAGAGATAACAGTAGAGCCAGACAGCCTGAAGGAGTTTCTCCAGATTGACCTGCGTTCCCTCCACTTTATCACTCTTGTGGGCACACAGGGCCGTCACGCGGGAGGCATCGGTAATGAGTTTGCTCAAATGTACAAGATTAAGTACAGCCGTGATGGAAGCCGCTGGATTTCATGGAGAAACAGGCAGGGAAAGCAG GTGATTGATGGAAACATAAATGCCTATGACATCATACTCAAGGACCTGGAGCCACCCATCATCGCCCGTTTCGTCCGTTTTATGCCCGTAACAGATCACTCCATGAATGTCTGCATGAGAGTGGAGCTTTATGGCTGTGAATGGCTGg ATGGTCTCGTGTCATACAATGCTCCAGCGGGAGAACAGATGACTATGCCCTCCTACCCTGTGTATGTCAACGACTCCGTCTATGATGGAGCTGTTATCCGCAG TATGACAGAGGGCTTGGGACAGCTTACTGATGGAGTGTGTGGTCTGGATGATTTTGCACACAGCCACGTCTACAATGTGTGGCCCGGGTACGACTATGTGGGCTGGAACAATGAGAGCTTCCCGAGTGGTTATGTTGAAATCATGTTTGAGTTTGACCGAACAAGAAACTTTACCACTATGAAG GTCCACTGTAACAACATGTTCTCAAGGCACGTCAAAGCCTTCCGTCAGGTGGTGTGCTACTTCCGCTCCGAATCCGACTGGGAGGCCAACCCACTCTCCTTCAGCCCTGGTGTGGATGAGAAGAACCCCAGTGCTCGCTTTGTCACAGTCAACCTGGCCAATCACATGGCCAGTGCCATCAAGTGCCAGTTCTACTTTGCTGATGCCTGGATGCTGTTCAGCGAGATCACTTTCCAGTCAG ACACTGCAATGTACAACACAACACTGGCTCCACCAAAGACAGGTCTCCCACCTAACTTGCAACCAG AGGAGGACCCCACCCACAAAATAGATGACAGCAACACGCGCATTCTGATTGGTTGTCTGGTGGCCATCATTTTCATCCTGGTTGCCATCATTGTCATCATCTTGTGGAGGCAGGTGTGGCAGAAGATGTTGGAGAAG GCCTCTCGACGGATGCTGGATGATGAACTAACTGCTAGTTTGTCAATACAGAGTGAGACATTCGCCTACAACCACAACCAGTCAAGCACATCCAGTGAGCAGGAGTCTAATTCTACCTATGAGCGCATTTTTCCCCTTGGACCCGACTACCAGGAGCCATCTCGCTTCATCTGTAAGCTACCAGAGTTCgctcagagctcagaggagCCTG CTTCTACCAGCACAGCAGCTTCTAAATCCACCACAGCTACTGTAATCCAAGATGGCGTCCCTCACTATGCAGAGGCAGACATTGTTAACCTGCAAGGTGTGACTGGAAGCAACACATACGCCATCCCTGCACTGACTATGGACCTGCTGTCAGGAAAGGAGGTGGTAGTGGAGGAGTTCCCCAGAAAGCTGCTCACATTTAAAGAGAAGCTGGGAGAGGGACAGTTTGGAGAG GTGCACCTGTGTGAAGCAGATGGAATGCAGGAGTTCATGAATAAAGAGTTTTTATTTGACATCCCTGAAGATCAGCCAGTTTTAGTGGCTGTGAAGATGCTCCGTTCAGATGCCAACAAAAATGCAAG GAATGATTTCCTGAAAGAGATAAAGATCATGTCACGTTTGAAGGACCCCAACATCATCCGCCTGCTGGCTGTGTGCATCTACAGCGACCCTCTGTGTATGATCACAGAGTATATGGAGAACGGAGATCTCAACCAGTTTCTGTCCCGCCACGAACCTGAGGGACAACTCGCTCTGCTCAGCAATGCACCCACAGTCAG ctttaataatCTGTGTTACATGGCCGGTCAGATAGCATCAGGGATGAAATACCTCTCCTCTCTTAATTTTGTGCATCGAGACTTGGCCACGCGGAATTGCCTGGTTGGCAAAAATTTCACGATAAAGATAGCCGACTTTGGCATGAGCAGAAACCTGTACAGTGGTGACTACTACCGCATACAGGGCAGAGCAGTGCTGCCCATACGCTGGATGTCATGGGAGAGCATCCTGCTG GGAAAGTTTACCACAGCGAGTGATGTATGGGCCTTTGGGGTGACCCTATGGGAGATACTAAACTTCTGCAAGGAGCAACCTTACTCCCAGCTCACTGATGAGCAGGTGATAGAAAACACAGGGGAGTTTTTCAGGGACCAGAAAAGACAG ATCTACCTGCCTCAGCCTGTGCTGTGTCCAGACTCACTCTACAAGATCATgctgagctgctggaggaggaaCACAAAGGAACGGCCAGCCTTCCAGGACATACACAGAGCCCTCTTGGAAATGCAAGAATAA
- the serbp1a gene encoding SERPINE1 mRNA binding protein 1a isoform X4, producing the protein MPGHMQSNFGCAVANRFDQLFDDESDPFELLKQAEVKKKEAPVPGAAKTAAQAAKQPKKESQKDRKTPLSDKKEETQAPVPLKKDGAGMRRVGRKPDGEGSRPQGGQGEGRPPTDRRPVDRRPPRRFERPAGEGGEKPEGGEFSVEKPIGDRGYRGRGGGGGRGARGGRGRGMGRSDGFDARGKREFDRHSGSDKSLKGEEKRGGSGSHNWGTVKDELNELDQSNVTEENPEGEEHPPADSENKENEAEEVKDESAKEMTLDEWKAVQDKERAKAEFNIRKPNDGKDWGSGFVLHKSKAEPEKKGEVIEPEVEEPKVEEEPHFRKPANDITSQLEINFGDLGRPGRGRGGPRGGRGGRGRGAPPGGETARPVRAPRPEKSSASVPNVDDPEAFPALA; encoded by the exons ATGCCCGGACATATGCAAAGCAATTTTGGCTGTGCCGTTGCCAATCGGTTCGACCAGTTATTTGACGACGAGTCGGATCCCTTTGAGCTGCTGAAGCAAGCAGaagtgaagaagaaggaggcTCCTGTTCCTGGTGCCGCCAAGACTGCAGCCCAGGCTGCCAAGCAGCCGAAAAAAGAGTctcaaaaagacagaaagactcCGCTCTCAGATAAGAAGGAGGAAACCCAGGCACCCGTCCCACTTAAGAAAGATG GTGCCGGCATGAGGAGAGTGGGCCGCAAGCCAGACGGCGAGGGCTCCAGACCCCAGGGCGGCCAGGGTGAGGGGCGCCCCCCCACAGACAGGCGGCCAGTGGACAGGCGGCCCCCACGTCGCTTCGAGCGGCCTGCTGGTGAAGGTGGAGAGAAGCCCGAGGGTGGCGAATTCTCAGTGGAGAA ACCCATCGGTGACAGGGGGTACAGAGGACGTGGCGGCGGCGGTGGAAGAGGAGCCCGCGGAGGCAGAGGGCGCGGCATGGGTCGCAGTGACGGCTTTGATGCCCGAGGAAAGCGCGAATTTGATAGACACAGCGGCAGCGACAAAAG TCTGAAAGGTGAGGAGAAGCGCGGTGGAAGCGGATCTCACAACTGGGGCACCGTCAAGGATGAACTCAA TGAGCTTGACCAATCTAATGTCACTGAAGAGAACCCTGAAGGAGAGGAGCACCCACCTGCTGACTCTGAGAACAA GGAGAATGAGGCCGAGGAAGTTAAGGACGAAAGCGCCAAAGAGATGACTCTGGATGAGTGGAAGGCTGTGCAGGACAAGGAGCGGGCCAAGGCGGAGTTCAACATCCGTAAGCCCAATGATGGAAAAGACTGGGGCAGTGGATTTGTGCTGCACAAATCCAAGGCAGAG CCAGAGAAGAAAGGCGAAGTGATTGAACCTGAGGTTGAAGAaccaaag gtggaggaggagccCCACTTCCGAAAGCCAGCCAATGACATCACGTCTCAGCTGGAGATCAACTTTGGAGACCTGGGCCGTCCAGGCCGTGGGCGCGGTGGACCACGTGGTGGTCGTGGCGGTCGTGGCCGCGGGGCTCCCCCAGGCGGTGAAACTGCCAGACCGGTCCGTGCACCAAGGCCTGAAAAG TCATCTGCGTCGGTGCCCAACGTGGACGACCCAGAGGCCTTCCCAGCCCTGGCTTAA
- the serbp1a gene encoding SERPINE1 mRNA binding protein 1a isoform X3 — translation MPGHMQSNFGCAVANRFDQLFDDESDPFELLKQAEVKKKEAPVPGAAKTAAQAAKQPKKESQKDRKTPLSDKKEETQAPVPLKKDGAGMRRVGRKPDGEGSRPQGGQGEGRPPTDRRPVDRRPPRRFERPAGEGGEKPEGGEFSVEKPIGDRGYRGRGGGGGRGARGGRGRGMGRSDGFDARGKREFDRHSGSDKSLKGEEKRGGSGSHNWGTVKDELNELDQSNVTEENPEGEEHPPADSENKRENEAEEVKDESAKEMTLDEWKAVQDKERAKAEFNIRKPNDGKDWGSGFVLHKSKAEPEKKGEVIEPEVEEPKVEEEPHFRKPANDITSQLEINFGDLGRPGRGRGGPRGGRGGRGRGAPPGGETARPVRAPRPEKSSASVPNVDDPEAFPALA, via the exons ATGCCCGGACATATGCAAAGCAATTTTGGCTGTGCCGTTGCCAATCGGTTCGACCAGTTATTTGACGACGAGTCGGATCCCTTTGAGCTGCTGAAGCAAGCAGaagtgaagaagaaggaggcTCCTGTTCCTGGTGCCGCCAAGACTGCAGCCCAGGCTGCCAAGCAGCCGAAAAAAGAGTctcaaaaagacagaaagactcCGCTCTCAGATAAGAAGGAGGAAACCCAGGCACCCGTCCCACTTAAGAAAGATG GTGCCGGCATGAGGAGAGTGGGCCGCAAGCCAGACGGCGAGGGCTCCAGACCCCAGGGCGGCCAGGGTGAGGGGCGCCCCCCCACAGACAGGCGGCCAGTGGACAGGCGGCCCCCACGTCGCTTCGAGCGGCCTGCTGGTGAAGGTGGAGAGAAGCCCGAGGGTGGCGAATTCTCAGTGGAGAA ACCCATCGGTGACAGGGGGTACAGAGGACGTGGCGGCGGCGGTGGAAGAGGAGCCCGCGGAGGCAGAGGGCGCGGCATGGGTCGCAGTGACGGCTTTGATGCCCGAGGAAAGCGCGAATTTGATAGACACAGCGGCAGCGACAAAAG TCTGAAAGGTGAGGAGAAGCGCGGTGGAAGCGGATCTCACAACTGGGGCACCGTCAAGGATGAACTCAA TGAGCTTGACCAATCTAATGTCACTGAAGAGAACCCTGAAGGAGAGGAGCACCCACCTGCTGACTCTGAGAACAA AAGGGAGAATGAGGCCGAGGAAGTTAAGGACGAAAGCGCCAAAGAGATGACTCTGGATGAGTGGAAGGCTGTGCAGGACAAGGAGCGGGCCAAGGCGGAGTTCAACATCCGTAAGCCCAATGATGGAAAAGACTGGGGCAGTGGATTTGTGCTGCACAAATCCAAGGCAGAG CCAGAGAAGAAAGGCGAAGTGATTGAACCTGAGGTTGAAGAaccaaag gtggaggaggagccCCACTTCCGAAAGCCAGCCAATGACATCACGTCTCAGCTGGAGATCAACTTTGGAGACCTGGGCCGTCCAGGCCGTGGGCGCGGTGGACCACGTGGTGGTCGTGGCGGTCGTGGCCGCGGGGCTCCCCCAGGCGGTGAAACTGCCAGACCGGTCCGTGCACCAAGGCCTGAAAAG TCATCTGCGTCGGTGCCCAACGTGGACGACCCAGAGGCCTTCCCAGCCCTGGCTTAA
- the hsd17b7 gene encoding 3-keto-steroid reductase produces the protein MNKVVLVTGANSGIGLALCERLLTQDTEGLQLCLACRNIQRAQAARSALLASHPKAQVALLQMDTSSVTSVFNAAKEIKLRYNRLDYLYLNAGIMPNPQFDMVAFFKGLFSSKIITMFATGEGILTQKDGVTPDGLQEVFATNLFGHFLLIKELEPILCHAGQTSQLIWTSSSNAHRSAFNLEDMQHQRGAQPYSSSKYASDLLSLALNTHYNKQGLYSSVICPGFVMTNLTYGILPSFPAFLWTVLMPVFWLIRMFTNTFTLTPFNGAEALFWLSQQKPESLDPQAKYHSLTSGLGNNYTQPRKMDIDLETSEALHGKLLQLESEVRRKLKEKQKQSQHSQ, from the exons ATGAATAAGGTGGTTTTGGTGACAGGAGCAAATAG TGGTATTGGTCTGGCTCTGTGTGAGCGTCTCCTCACTCAGGACACAGAGGGTCTCCAGCTGTGTCTGGCCTGCAGGAATATACAGCGGGCTCAGGCGGCTCGCTCTGCCCTCCTGGCCTCTCATCCCAAAGCTCAGGTTGCCTTACTGCAGATGGATACCAGCAGCGTCACATCCGTTTTCAATGCTGCCAAGGAAATCAAACTAAG GTACAACCGGCTGGACTACCTCTATCTGAACGCAGGCATCATGCCAAACCCACAGTTTGATATGGTAGCTTTTTTCAAAGGCCTCTTCTCCAG CAAAATCATCACCATGTTTGCCACAGGTGAGGGCATTCTGACACAGAAAGATGGCGTTACCCCTGATGGTCTACAAGAAGTCTTTGCAACCAACCTCTTTGGTCACTTCCTACTG ATCAAGGAGCTAGAACCAATTCTGTGCCACGCAGGCCAGACCTCCCAGCTAATCTGGACCTCCTCCAGTAACGCTCATCGCTCAGCTTTTAACTTGGAAGATATGCAGCACCAGAGAGGTGCACAACCTTACAGCTCCTCTAAATATGCCTCTGACCTGCTGAGCCTGGCGCTGAACACACACTACAACAAACAG GGTTTGTACTCATCTGTTATTTGCCCGGGGTTTGTGATGACTAATTTGACCTACGGGATCCTGCCGTCCTTCCCAGCTTTCCTCTGGACCGTGCTGATGCCTGTTTTTTGGCTT ATAAGAATGTTCACCAACACATTTACCCTGACCCCTTTTAATGGAGCCGAAGCCCTG TTTTGGTTATCTCAGCAAAAACCTGAATCCCTTGACCCCCAAGCCAAGTACCACAGCCTAACATCTGGGCTTGGCAACAACTACACACAACCACGAAAG atgGATATTGATTTGGAAACATCAGAGGCACTGCATGGGAAATTACTGCAACTGGAAAGTGAAGTAAGAAGGAAactaaaggaaaaacaaaaacagtcccAGCATTCACAGTAA
- the il12rb2 gene encoding interleukin-12 receptor subunit beta-2 yields MSRIWSIFTAVTVLAVQLCAGQSSCTIWSTTGSVAQRGSSFKVYCTFSCKSLGKIRSNNPPTPQKHEKLNSTTIFHNVVNITRSIRTFSCMSSCPHDGEPCGMDIRSGYLPVQPKIMNCTYNVRNDESGVVFCTWNTQDTYLSNTSVLWVKTVSGNHTAGPMQYKVSKKRTDTPSTDFTVSKSVQMISVWVQVRNDLGNATSAPVSYTLRDIAMPSAPVLGQPECSSRSCDIKVEHLVKTEHLEIQYKTEAQRWMSSPDSVVQMSQDQALSMSSLEPCRLYHFRARSKFSSGHWSEWSATVSAWSQEEAPAKELDVWYAEASSDATSLQVYWKEPNISIARGKIIQYKVSVYNQRSKTLVFNTSVGADARNYTVPFCANCEVKVWAYNSIGPSPPANITTKHTKAKPPQDVHVTADNHSVAISWRKPVTAPEQAEYIVEWYREGYKLEELRWVRLGKKNNQFVITGLKPAECYEGAVYVSYKDGSAAETSFTGVFLELVPAAGPSVQENVDGDKVKVTWTEIPRGQRGGCITEYTICLENSSRHQRNYSVQASQRTHTIPGLSPGVYSIWMTASTAKGEGPAGQTIKFYIQEDAHLFFVLVCVAVAVIILLLLCLWQSSAVKKRFKGLFQCLMLDAVLDPANSKWAKECTQEKNKMKLQLPENAYSVTAEEEEPILVDVEELPKKSSDICSPSDDSSHLSSETSLSPLTEQTTLPYPLTTYIKSLSHDSDSSEHTNTSMDTNSTVDYISSHGPGDMDEEFPEMVGFFPSHNIFIEPMECGGKLTLDAVKFNCTDLF; encoded by the exons ATGTCCCGAATATGGTCCATCTTTACTGCTGTGACCGTCCTGGCCGTTCAGCTCTGCGCAG GTCAGAGTTCCTGCACCATCTGGTCTACTACCGGGTCTGTAGCGCAGCGAGGCTCCAGCTTCAAGGTCTATTGCACCTTTAGTTGCAAAAGTTTGGGGAAAATACGGAGCAACAACCCGCCCACACCACAGAAACACGAAAAATTGAATTCTACAACTATATTTCACAATGTAGTGAATATTACCAGGAGCATCAGAACGTTCAGCTGTATGAGCTCATGTCCTCATGATGGAGAACCCTGTGGAATGGACATCAGATCTGGAT ATCTACCGGTGCAGCCCAAAATCATGAATTGCACTTATAATGTCAGAAATGATGAAAGTGGAGTGGTGTTCTGCACCTGGAACACACAAGACACTTATCTCAGTAATACCTCAGTTCTGTG ggtgAAAACTGTATCTGGAAACCACACAGCTGGACCGATGCAGTATAAGGTCTCCAAAAAAAGAACTGATACGCCATCAACTGATTTCACAGTGTCCAAATCTGTCCAGATGATCTCTGTGTGGGTCCAAGTCAGAAATGATCTGGGCAATGCGACGTCCGCCCCTGTCAGCTACACACTCAGAGACATTG CAATGCCATCCGCTCCAGTTCTTGGCCAGCCTGAGTGTTCTTCTCGAAGTTGCGACATCAAGGTGGAACATCTTGTGAAGACAGAACACTTAGAGATCCAATACAAAACAGAGGCACAGAGGTGGATGTCGTCTCCAGACTCG GTTGTGCAGATGAGTCAGGATCAAGCTCTGTCCATGTCCTCTCTGGAGCCCTGTAGATTGTACCATTTCAGAGCCAGGTCCAAATTCAGCAGCGGACATTGGAGTGAGTGGAGCGCAACTGTCTCTGCCTGGAGTCAGGAGGAGG CTCCTGCCAAAGAGTTAGATGTATGGTACGCTGAAGCTTCCTCTGATGCCACATCCCTTCAGGTGTATTGGAAG GAGCCAAACATCTCCATTGCAAGAGGGAAAATCATACAGTACAAAGTCAGTGTTTACAACCAAAGATCCAAAACTCTGGTCTTCAACACCAGTGTTGGTGCAGATGCCAGGAATTATACAGTTCCATTTTGTGCCAACTGTGAAGTGAAAGTGTGGGCTTACAACTCCATAGGACCCTCCCCACCTGCCAACATCACCACAAAGCACACCAAAG CCAAGCCCCCTCAGGATGTACACGTCACTGCAGACAACCACAGTGTCGCCATCTCCTGGAGAAAGCCTGTAACTGCACCTGAACAAGCAGAGTATATTGTGGAATGGTACAGAGAGGGCTACAAACTGGAGGAGCTCAGATGGGTCCGACTGGGAAAGAAGAACAACCAGTTTGTTATTACCG gtCTGAAGCCAGCTGAGTGCTATGAGGGAGCAGTGTATGTTTCCTATAAGGACGGCTCAGCGGCTGAAACCAGCTTTACAGGTGTTTTCTTGGAATTAG TCCCAGCAGCTGGACCATCAGTCCAAGAGAACGTTGATGGGGACAAAGTGAAAGTAACTTGGACAGAAATCCCCAGGGGTCAGCGTGGAGGTTGTATCACTGAGTATACCATCTGTTTAGAGAACAGCAGCAGACACCAGCGAAACT attctgtacAAGCATCACAGAGGACACACACTATCCCAGGATTGTCTCCAGGTGTCTACAGCATATGGATGACTGCTTCCACTGCTAAAGGAGAAGGCCCTGCAGGTCAAACTATCAAATTCTACATCCAGG AGGATGCACACCTATTCTTCGTGTTAGTGTGTGTAGCCGTGGCTGTGATCATACTGTTATTGCTGTGTCTGTGGCAGAGTTCAGCAGTAAAGAAGAG GTTCAAGGGGCTTTTCCAGTGTCTAATGCTGGATGCAGTTCTGGATCCTGCAAACAGCAAATGGGCAAAAGAGTGCACCCAAGAAAAG AACAAAATGAAGCTCCAGCTGCCAGAGAATGCTTACAGCGTaactgcagaggaagaagagccCATCCTAGTGGATGTTGAGGAGCTGCCCAAGAAAAGCAGCGATATCTGCTCACCTTCTGATGACTCCTCCCATCTCTCTTCTGAAACCAGCCTGAGCCCCCTGACAGAGCAAACCACACTGCCCTACCCCCTGACCACCTACATCAAGAGCCTCTCTCACGACTCAGACAGctcagaacacacaaacacttctaTGGACACAAACTCAACCGTGGACTACATCTCGTCGCACGGGCCGGGAGATATGGACGAGGAGTTTCCAGAAATGGTTGGTTTCTTTCCGAGTCATAACATTTTCATAGAGCCAATGGAGTGTGGAGGGAAGCTGACGCTGGATGCGGTTAAATTCAACTGCACAGACTTATTTTGA
- the serbp1a gene encoding SERPINE1 mRNA binding protein 1a isoform X2: MPGHMQSNFGCAVANRFDQLFDDESDPFELLKQAEVKKKEAPVPGAAKTAAQAAKQPKKESQKDRKTPLSDKKEETQAPVPLKKDGAGMRRVGRKPDGEGSRPQGGQGEGRPPTDRRPVDRRPPRRFERPAGEGGEKPEGGEFSVEKPIGDRGYRGRGGGGGRGARGGRGRGMGRSDGFDARGKREFDRHSGSDKSSLKGEEKRGGSGSHNWGTVKDELNELDQSNVTEENPEGEEHPPADSENKENEAEEVKDESAKEMTLDEWKAVQDKERAKAEFNIRKPNDGKDWGSGFVLHKSKAEPEKKGEVIEPEVEEPKVEEEPHFRKPANDITSQLEINFGDLGRPGRGRGGPRGGRGGRGRGAPPGGETARPVRAPRPEKSSASVPNVDDPEAFPALA; this comes from the exons ATGCCCGGACATATGCAAAGCAATTTTGGCTGTGCCGTTGCCAATCGGTTCGACCAGTTATTTGACGACGAGTCGGATCCCTTTGAGCTGCTGAAGCAAGCAGaagtgaagaagaaggaggcTCCTGTTCCTGGTGCCGCCAAGACTGCAGCCCAGGCTGCCAAGCAGCCGAAAAAAGAGTctcaaaaagacagaaagactcCGCTCTCAGATAAGAAGGAGGAAACCCAGGCACCCGTCCCACTTAAGAAAGATG GTGCCGGCATGAGGAGAGTGGGCCGCAAGCCAGACGGCGAGGGCTCCAGACCCCAGGGCGGCCAGGGTGAGGGGCGCCCCCCCACAGACAGGCGGCCAGTGGACAGGCGGCCCCCACGTCGCTTCGAGCGGCCTGCTGGTGAAGGTGGAGAGAAGCCCGAGGGTGGCGAATTCTCAGTGGAGAA ACCCATCGGTGACAGGGGGTACAGAGGACGTGGCGGCGGCGGTGGAAGAGGAGCCCGCGGAGGCAGAGGGCGCGGCATGGGTCGCAGTGACGGCTTTGATGCCCGAGGAAAGCGCGAATTTGATAGACACAGCGGCAGCGACAAAAG TAGTCTGAAAGGTGAGGAGAAGCGCGGTGGAAGCGGATCTCACAACTGGGGCACCGTCAAGGATGAACTCAA TGAGCTTGACCAATCTAATGTCACTGAAGAGAACCCTGAAGGAGAGGAGCACCCACCTGCTGACTCTGAGAACAA GGAGAATGAGGCCGAGGAAGTTAAGGACGAAAGCGCCAAAGAGATGACTCTGGATGAGTGGAAGGCTGTGCAGGACAAGGAGCGGGCCAAGGCGGAGTTCAACATCCGTAAGCCCAATGATGGAAAAGACTGGGGCAGTGGATTTGTGCTGCACAAATCCAAGGCAGAG CCAGAGAAGAAAGGCGAAGTGATTGAACCTGAGGTTGAAGAaccaaag gtggaggaggagccCCACTTCCGAAAGCCAGCCAATGACATCACGTCTCAGCTGGAGATCAACTTTGGAGACCTGGGCCGTCCAGGCCGTGGGCGCGGTGGACCACGTGGTGGTCGTGGCGGTCGTGGCCGCGGGGCTCCCCCAGGCGGTGAAACTGCCAGACCGGTCCGTGCACCAAGGCCTGAAAAG TCATCTGCGTCGGTGCCCAACGTGGACGACCCAGAGGCCTTCCCAGCCCTGGCTTAA